A genomic region of Denticeps clupeoides chromosome 9, fDenClu1.1, whole genome shotgun sequence contains the following coding sequences:
- the olig2 gene encoding oligodendrocyte transcription factor 2: MDSDASRVSSRPSSPEPDDLFLSAVKRSVSSAVSSTQSDSPPELASVHRALTSAEEEALALKMFSKKDRKLLSETELQSMRLKINSRERKRMHDLNIAMDGLREVMPYAHGPSVRKLSKIATLLLARNYILMLSNSLEEMKRLVSEIYGGGGGGGGGGAAAGAAHHAAFHPAACGGLAHAPGPLAAHPAVSHASHPVHHPLLPPAVSAPGIPGVTSVRPHHGLLKAPAAPVPGFQHWGAGMPCPCSMCQVPPPHVAGIGAVSMPRLAADSK; encoded by the coding sequence ATGGACTCCGACGCGAGCAGAGTGTCCAGCCGGCCCTCCTCCCCCGAGCCGGACGACCTCTTCCTCTCCGCCGTCAAGAGGTCGGTGTCCAGCGCCGTGTCCTCCACGCAGAGCGACTCCCCGCCCGAGCTCGCCTCCGTCCACCGGGCCCTCACCAGCGCCGAGGAGGAGGCGCTGGCGCTCAAGATGTTCTCCAAGAAGGACCGCAAGCTGCTGTCGGAGACCGAGCTGCAGTCCATGCGCCTGAAGATCAACAGCCGCGAGCGCAAGCGCATGCACGACCTGAACATCGCCATGGACGGGCTGCGCGAGGTCATGCCGTACGCGCACGGGCCCTCGGTGCGCAAGCTCTCCAAGATCGCCACGCTGCTGCTGGCGCGCAACTACATCCTCATGCTGAGCAACTCCCTGGAGGAGATGAAGCGGCTGGTGAGCGAGATctacggcggcggcggcggcggcggggggggcggggcggccGCCGGGGCCGCGCACCACGCCGCCTTCCACCCGGCGGCGTGCGGGGGCCTGGCGCACGCGCCCGGGCCCCTGGCGGCCCACCCGGCCGTGTCCCACGCGTCCCACCCGGTGCACCACCCCCTGCTGCCCCCCGCCGTGTCCGCGCCCGGCATCCCCGGCGTGACGTCGGTCAGACCCCACCACGGACTCCTCAAGGCCCCGGCGGCGCCCGTCCCGGGCTTCCAGCACTGGGGGGCGGGGATGCCGTGTCCGTGCAGCATGTGCCAGGTGCCCCCGCCACACGTGGCCGGCATCGGCGCGGTCAGCATGCCGCGGCTCGCCGCCGACTCCAAGTGA